GATAGCTGAACGCTGAAAGCTGACAGCTACTTTCCCAAATAGGCCCGGATTACCTGGGGGTTTCTCTTAACCTCTGAAGGTGCGCCCGCGGCGATGGTCAGGCCGTGGTCCAGGACGGTGAGATGCTGGCAGAGGCCCATGACCAGTCGCAGGTTGTGTTCGATGACCATGATGGTCAAGTTATAGCGCCCCTGGATCTCCCTGATGAACTCAATCAATTTCTGGGTTTCGCCGGGGTTGAGACCGGCGGCGGGTTCATCCAACAAGAGAATTCGGGGCCCCGTGGCCAGGGCCCTGGCGATCTCAAGCTTGCGCTGGTGGCCGTACGGAAGCGTACCCGCGGGGAGGCTTGCTGCGTCCGCCAATCCTACCTCCTCAAGCAGGCCCAAGCCTTTAGCCCGGTGCGCCTTTGCTTCCCGGCGGTAACGGGGCAGACGCAGGATGGCCTCAATCCAGCCGGCTCTGCTCCTGCAATGATACCCCGCCAGGACGTTGTCCAGGACGCTCAGTTCCGCGAAAAGGCGGATATTTTGAAAGGTGCGGGCGATCCCCGAGGCCGTGAGGCGGTGGGGGGGCTCACCGGTGACGTCGGTGCCGTCCAAGAGGATGCGGCCGCTGGTGGGCCGCACAAAGCCGCTGATGAGGTTGAAGACCGTGGTCTTGCCCGCGCCGTTGGGCCCGATGAGGCCATAGAGGCCACCTGCCGGCACTGCCAGGTTCAAATCCTCCAGGGCCGAAAGCCCGCCGAAGCGCATGTCCAGATGTTCGGTCCGGAGGAGAAGCATCGCAACCCTCTCAGGCCCCGGAGTCAGACGCCGGGGACCCCGAAGCGCGACGCAGGAGGCGGCTTACTCCCGCCCAGGAAAATTCGTAACGGCCCAGCAGGCCACGGCGGCGGAAGATAATCACCAGGAGCAGCGCCAAAGAGAGAATGACCATACGCATTCCCGGAATGCCGGGGATGGTGTGCCCCAAGATGGTGGCCGGCTCTTCCACCACCCGCAGCCACTCCCCTGCCAGAGTAAAAAAAGTCGCGGCCAGGATGGCCCCGGTAGTGGAACCCAGGCCCCCTACCACGATGATAATCAACAGATTGAAGGTGAAGAAGAAGGAAAAGAGCGACGGGGAGATGGTGGTGATGAGGTGGGCCAAAAGCCCCCCGCCCACGCCGAAAAAAAAGGCGCTCAGGATATAAGCGCCTAACAGGTGGCGAAAGGTGTTGATGCCGGAGGCCTTGGCTGCGGTCTCATCTTCCCGGATGGCCTGCATGGCCCGGCCGTAACTGGAGTTGACCAGGGC
The sequence above is a segment of the Desulfobaccales bacterium genome. Coding sequences within it:
- a CDS encoding ABC transporter ATP-binding protein — its product is MLLLRTEHLDMRFGGLSALEDLNLAVPAGGLYGLIGPNGAGKTTVFNLISGFVRPTSGRILLDGTDVTGEPPHRLTASGIARTFQNIRLFAELSVLDNVLAGYHCRSRAGWIEAILRLPRYRREAKAHRAKGLGLLEEVGLADAASLPAGTLPYGHQRKLEIARALATGPRILLLDEPAAGLNPGETQKLIEFIREIQGRYNLTIMVIEHNLRLVMGLCQHLTVLDHGLTIAAGAPSEVKRNPQVIRAYLGK
- a CDS encoding branched-chain amino acid ABC transporter permease, with amino-acid sequence MSHWANEYQVRLLNNVAIFITLAVAYNLINGVCGQLHLGPNAFITLGAYTAALLTMTPAEKTLNFLVIPLYWPLSQMTLPFPLALLAGGLVAAIFGLITGFPVFRVRGDYLAIVTLGFGEVVRALANNLQGLTNGPLGLKGLYPYTNLWWAWGVAVAAVAVVVALVNSSYGRAMQAIREDETAAKASGINTFRHLLGAYILSAFFFGVGGGLLAHLITTISPSLFSFFFTFNLLIIIVVGGLGSTTGAILAATFFTLAGEWLRVVEEPATILGHTIPGIPGMRMVILSLALLLVIIFRRRGLLGRYEFSWAGVSRLLRRASGSPASDSGA